One genomic region from Campylobacter sp. RM5004 encodes:
- the recJ gene encoding single-stranded-DNA-specific exonuclease RecJ, with amino-acid sequence MLKLNKTKIKQILDDRFKDDLHKNLSTIPKPHIFKDMNKAAIRIAKAIKNKEKIAVVGDYDVDGIVSSTIMSEFFANLGVSIKIKIPNRFSDGYGISEEIVKNLDADLIITVDNGIVAYEAANKCKELGIDLIISDHHTPSDTLPNAYAVINPKRDDCDFSKHINCEICGAQVAWWLCGAIKKELGIEYNMASFLDLLCIAIVADMMNLNDLNHILVRCGLKELNKLNRPAFVVLKEKYKKKFFDYESIPFLIAPLLNASGRMDDASISYRFLRAKTLDEARKILEVIEKLNQDRKEQERQSFEESIEFVSENDSVIIAYSKNWHKGILGIVAGRLAKQFNKPSFVFNIEENIAKGSARSVAELDILEVLNNVNDLLINFGGHKGAAGLSLDVSNLEEFKRRLNKLNFDENILDFCDTTNTLGELEFSEIDMELLDILSDFEPFGQGNEKPFFISKNVIINNLVLLNDKHLKCCFTQNNITLEAICFNCDFIPFEGDNVNIHFSLQKNYFKPSPTIQLNISNIYI; translated from the coding sequence ATGCTTAAATTAAATAAAACTAAAATTAAGCAGATTTTAGACGATAGATTTAAAGATGATTTACATAAAAACCTTAGCACAATTCCAAAGCCACATATCTTTAAGGATATGAATAAAGCGGCTATTAGAATAGCTAAGGCAATCAAAAATAAAGAAAAAATAGCAGTAGTTGGAGATTATGATGTAGATGGCATAGTATCTTCAACTATTATGAGTGAGTTTTTTGCTAATTTAGGCGTTAGCATTAAAATCAAAATCCCAAATCGTTTTAGTGATGGTTATGGAATTAGCGAAGAAATAGTAAAAAATTTAGATGCTGATTTAATAATAACCGTAGATAATGGAATAGTAGCTTATGAAGCTGCTAATAAATGTAAAGAATTAGGCATAGATTTAATAATAAGCGATCATCATACTCCAAGCGATACTTTACCAAATGCTTATGCAGTGATTAATCCTAAAAGAGATGATTGTGATTTTTCAAAGCATATTAATTGTGAAATTTGTGGAGCTCAAGTTGCTTGGTGGCTTTGCGGAGCTATTAAAAAAGAATTAGGTATAGAATACAATATGGCTAGTTTTTTAGATTTATTATGCATAGCAATTGTTGCTGATATGATGAATTTAAACGATTTAAATCATATTTTAGTTCGTTGTGGCTTAAAAGAATTAAATAAATTAAATCGCCCAGCTTTTGTGGTTTTAAAAGAAAAATATAAAAAGAAATTCTTTGATTATGAGAGCATTCCTTTTTTAATCGCACCTTTGCTTAATGCAAGTGGTAGAATGGATGATGCTAGTATTTCATATAGATTTTTAAGGGCAAAAACTCTTGATGAAGCAAGAAAAATTTTAGAAGTAATTGAAAAACTTAATCAAGATAGAAAAGAACAAGAGCGACAAAGCTTTGAAGAAAGTATAGAATTCGTTAGTGAAAACGATAGCGTTATAATAGCGTATTCAAAGAACTGGCATAAAGGTATTTTAGGCATTGTTGCAGGGCGTTTGGCTAAGCAATTTAATAAACCAAGCTTTGTATTTAATATAGAAGAAAATATCGCAAAAGGAAGTGCAAGAAGTGTTGCAGAGCTTGATATTTTAGAAGTTTTAAATAATGTTAATGATTTGCTTATTAATTTTGGCGGACACAAAGGAGCTGCAGGACTTTCTTTAGATGTTAGTAATTTAGAAGAATTTAAAAGAAGATTAAATAAGCTTAATTTTGATGAAAATATTCTTGATTTTTGTGATACTACAAATACTTTAGGTGAGCTTGAATTTAGTGAAATTGATATGGAATTATTAGATATTTTAAGCGATTTTGAACCTTTTGGACAAGGCAATGAAAAGCCATTTTTTATAAGTAAAAATGTAATTATTAATAATCTTGTTTTGCTAAATGATAAACATTTAAAATGTTGCTTTACTCAAAATAATATTACTTTAGAAGCGATTTGTTTTAATTGTGATTTTATTCCTTTTGAAGGAGATAATGTTAATATTCATTTTAGTTTGCAAAAGAACTATTTTAAACCAAGCCCTACAATTCAACTAAATATTTCTAATATTTATATTTAA
- a CDS encoding autotransporter outer membrane beta-barrel domain-containing protein — MKNVLRLSIALTSALYSYTTSSDIIGDLAQRVEIKQSGISSITANKVDDKINANFTISGNLTTTSTKDNILIFDYTQANLVYGGIVIKTGGNFTDNGSTFKAQGFGPYYNNIPAIKINGGIATLNNSSVFAGEGNHSSHQNAPAIEVSKGTLNLKNSLVSGAAQRFDSSGLIQHKHQAIDVIGFGTDKVYLNISGSIIKSGEDDTSALAIMAKENSTIVIDDTLNKGTNIIGNIISSGDFTIKGIYKNQATFNAKDILSNINITNNNIFDTTINARIKTNLEKNANIDKTYIGGGLDLNKSAESLGAFNITNSYIAGDIINAHDITIVNDLTPAGKSSIVLDNVYLEGFLTNYAGDIKSSNSVFNKAITSKYVSKIDDTNSIFKGGFSADEILLNGSILEGFKLTSISDAKYSGKNFTLTNIKVGKDLDNTKGYLELNGGLLKATNSALNYDIRSNSAINIDLMGSSLVGSFKDLSGNKISANKVSLNNSTSLGAFSTNELVANNSTFFLGGTSATYNGAIISKTSTSGANNSFGILGVVSKANDEQLIASGLSANMPLAILKGANSDFANSLKFYSGISEYALANSYLKTEKVGDYQVYVLAKDNKQNFNDLTYKNNSKLDINKINEIIADNNKLSDLVDFGKDLLASNEAKELINQNANTSLENKGTMVNDLDKITTPENPDTKPNPDIPWTDLEPSTPIIPTPDPKPEVPEEKPNPDIPWTDLEPSKPIEPSTPEEKPENPDTKPNPDIPWTDLTPANPIDPTPDPKPENPSDEEKFEIAVEEQKEAIKLMVTGKNEKALESAKLMTNQFYFSQVFEYNNLNKRLGELRGFAKNNAGIWIRGYVNKGSIKNTSLKANEVQMGVDKISSFTDFDTYAGFMLNIGRTTTSNTTNSKINNYGLGVYFSSVYNNGFFIDTTLKANHYKSEFKNDNFLGNSTSKGTGVIASFELGKRFGDDFYIEPSTEMILNYIPKTDIKGEKEISIGALHQKSFVNITAPSKLLVVNKTAIYTGINVNDSLNVRAGLGAIIDLTNNPDFLVSDGISSYSFKGASKDKRGFASLGINKNFNKKFSFSLEAEKTFSGNLNIDYNINTNLRYEF; from the coding sequence ATGAAAAATGTTTTAAGATTAAGTATAGCTTTAACTAGTGCTTTGTATTCATATACAACTTCAAGCGATATAATAGGTGATTTAGCTCAAAGGGTAGAGATTAAACAAAGTGGAATTTCAAGCATTACAGCTAACAAAGTAGATGATAAGATAAATGCTAATTTTACTATAAGTGGTAATTTAACTACAACTAGCACAAAAGATAATATTTTAATATTTGATTATACTCAAGCTAATTTAGTTTATGGCGGTATTGTAATTAAAACAGGTGGTAATTTCACGGATAATGGTTCTACTTTTAAAGCTCAAGGTTTTGGTCCTTATTATAATAATATACCGGCTATTAAAATTAATGGTGGAATAGCTACTTTAAATAATTCTAGTGTTTTTGCAGGAGAAGGAAATCATTCAAGTCATCAAAATGCTCCTGCTATTGAAGTAAGTAAAGGAACGCTTAATTTAAAAAATTCTTTAGTTTCAGGTGCAGCTCAAAGGTTTGATTCTAGTGGATTAATACAACATAAACATCAAGCAATAGATGTTATAGGTTTTGGAACTGATAAAGTATATTTAAATATAAGTGGTTCGATTATAAAATCAGGTGAAGATGATACTTCTGCTTTAGCAATTATGGCTAAAGAAAACAGCACAATTGTTATAGACGATACTTTAAATAAAGGTACAAATATAATAGGAAATATAATTTCAAGTGGTGATTTTACGATTAAAGGTATTTATAAAAATCAAGCTACATTTAATGCTAAAGATATATTAAGTAATATAAATATTACCAATAATAATATTTTTGATACAACTATTAATGCAAGGATTAAAACAAATCTTGAAAAAAATGCAAATATTGATAAAACTTACATAGGCGGTGGTCTTGATTTAAATAAAAGTGCAGAATCTTTAGGTGCTTTTAATATCACAAATAGCTATATTGCAGGAGATATCATAAATGCTCATGATATTACTATTGTAAATGATTTAACACCAGCTGGAAAATCTAGCATAGTTTTAGATAATGTTTATTTAGAAGGATTTTTGACTAATTACGCAGGAGATATTAAAAGCTCTAATTCAGTATTTAACAAAGCAATTACAAGTAAATATGTAAGTAAAATTGATGATACTAATTCAATCTTTAAAGGTGGTTTTAGTGCTGATGAAATACTTTTAAATGGAAGTATTTTAGAAGGTTTTAAATTAACTTCTATAAGTGATGCAAAATATAGTGGTAAGAATTTTACCTTAACAAATATTAAAGTAGGCAAAGATTTAGATAATACTAAAGGCTATTTAGAATTAAATGGTGGATTATTAAAAGCTACAAATTCAGCTCTTAATTATGATATTAGAAGTAATAGTGCTATTAATATTGATTTAATGGGAAGTTCTTTAGTAGGTAGTTTTAAAGATTTATCAGGAAATAAAATATCAGCAAATAAAGTAAGTTTAAATAATTCTACAAGTTTAGGTGCATTTAGCACAAATGAACTAGTCGCAAATAATTCTACATTCTTTTTAGGTGGCACGAGTGCTACTTATAATGGAGCAATAATTTCTAAAACTAGCACAAGTGGAGCAAATAATAGCTTTGGAATTTTAGGCGTAGTAAGTAAAGCTAATGATGAACAATTAATCGCTAGTGGATTAAGTGCTAATATGCCTTTAGCTATTTTAAAAGGAGCTAATAGTGATTTTGCTAATTCGCTTAAATTTTATTCAGGAATTAGTGAATATGCCTTAGCAAACTCATATCTAAAAACCGAAAAAGTAGGGGATTATCAAGTATATGTTTTAGCTAAAGATAATAAGCAAAACTTTAATGATTTAACTTATAAAAATAATTCTAAATTAGATATAAATAAGATAAATGAAATAATCGCTGATAATAATAAATTAAGCGATTTAGTAGATTTTGGTAAAGATTTATTGGCTAGTAATGAAGCAAAGGAACTAATTAATCAAAATGCTAATACGAGTTTAGAAAACAAAGGAACTATGGTGAATGATTTAGATAAAATCACAACTCCAGAAAATCCAGATACTAAACCAAATCCTGATATTCCTTGGACTGACTTAGAGCCATCAACTCCGATTATTCCAACACCAGATCCAAAACCTGAAGTGCCAGAAGAAAAACCAAACCCAGATATTCCTTGGACTGACTTAGAGCCATCAAAACCTATTGAGCCTAGCACACCTGAAGAAAAACCTGAAAATCCAGACACTAAACCAAATCCTGATATTCCTTGGACTGATTTAACTCCTGCAAATCCGATTGATCCAACACCAGATCCAAAGCCAGAAAATCCAAGCGATGAAGAAAAGTTTGAAATTGCAGTAGAAGAACAAAAAGAAGCTATAAAATTAATGGTTACAGGCAAAAACGAAAAAGCCTTAGAATCAGCAAAGCTTATGACAAATCAATTTTATTTTTCTCAAGTGTTTGAATACAACAATTTAAACAAGCGTTTAGGTGAATTAAGAGGATTTGCTAAGAATAATGCAGGTATTTGGATTCGTGGATATGTTAATAAAGGAAGTATCAAAAACACATCTTTAAAAGCAAATGAAGTTCAAATGGGTGTGGATAAAATATCAAGTTTTACAGATTTTGATACTTATGCAGGATTTATGCTAAATATAGGAAGAACAACTACAAGTAATACAACTAATTCAAAAATAAATAACTATGGCTTAGGAGTGTATTTTAGTAGCGTTTATAACAATGGCTTTTTTATAGATACAACACTTAAAGCAAATCACTATAAAAGCGAGTTTAAAAACGATAATTTCTTAGGTAATTCTACAAGCAAAGGAACAGGTGTGATTGCTAGTTTTGAGTTAGGCAAGAGATTTGGAGATGATTTTTACATAGAGCCTAGCACTGAAATGATTTTAAATTATATTCCAAAAACTGACATTAAAGGCGAAAAAGAAATAAGTATCGGAGCATTACATCAAAAATCATTCGTAAATATAACAGCTCCTTCAAAGCTTTTAGTAGTTAATAAAACAGCAATTTATACAGGAATAAATGTTAATGATAGTTTAAATGTTAGAGCAGGGCTTGGTGCGATAATTGATTTAACGAATAATCCAGATTTTCTAGTAAGCGATGGAATTAGCTCATATTCGTTTAAAGGTGCTAGTAAAGATAAAAGAGGCTTTGCAAGTTTAGGAATTAACAAAAATTTTAATAAGAAGTTTAGCTTTAGTTTAGAAGCAGAAAAGACCTTTAGTGGAAATCTAAATATTGATTATAATATTAATACAAATCTAAGATACGAGTTCTAA
- a CDS encoding GGDEF domain-containing protein: MQQSLLQEIILPMPAATLGFELLVFLGSIYFRKHNITFLVLLFLSSRILFLFLDFHQAHSFIALFSPIVFAILVSLKKDYLSTKRLIPACLVVISYILLGIFTKDSAFISYLHNLKFINQTYVYSDFSFCLFLVLMLYVVILRKINNFECFLQGAYVASYFQFLFYHKLQSYNLSYFELGSFIFLAAIGYQGYKLAFYDSLTNVYNRRAYDTLELKNKDVIAVVDIDFFKKINDTYGHEIGDIILRSLASILKKYAKTYRYGGEEFCLVFKDYDYFKCVAELEKLRKEVEDFTFNAKNHNLKLTISIGLCLVTNSKFGAFEMADNRLYQAKLTGRNKVVFE; encoded by the coding sequence ATGCAGCAATCACTCTTACAAGAAATAATCCTACCTATGCCAGCCGCAACACTTGGCTTTGAACTTTTAGTATTTTTAGGCTCAATTTATTTTAGAAAACATAATATAACTTTTTTAGTTTTATTATTTTTATCTAGTAGGATTTTATTTTTATTTTTAGATTTTCATCAAGCTCACAGCTTTATTGCCTTATTTTCACCTATTGTTTTTGCAATATTAGTAAGCCTTAAGAAAGATTATTTATCAACAAAGAGATTAATACCTGCCTGTTTGGTTGTGATTTCTTATATTTTATTAGGAATTTTTACTAAAGATTCGGCTTTTATTTCATATTTACATAATTTAAAGTTTATAAATCAAACTTATGTTTATTCGGATTTTTCTTTTTGCTTATTTTTGGTTTTAATGCTTTATGTTGTAATTCTTAGAAAAATTAATAATTTTGAATGCTTTTTACAAGGTGCTTATGTGGCTTCTTATTTTCAATTTTTATTCTATCACAAGCTACAAAGCTATAATTTAAGTTATTTTGAATTAGGCTCATTTATATTTTTAGCAGCTATTGGCTATCAAGGATACAAATTAGCTTTTTATGATTCTTTAACTAATGTTTATAATAGAAGAGCTTATGATACGCTTGAACTTAAAAATAAAGATGTAATAGCAGTTGTTGATATAGATTTTTTCAAAAAAATTAATGATACTTATGGGCATGAAATAGGAGATATTATTTTAAGATCTCTTGCAAGTATTTTGAAAAAATATGCAAAAACTTATCGCTATGGTGGGGAAGAATTTTGCTTAGTTTTTAAAGATTATGATTATTTTAAATGCGTTGCTGAATTAGAAAAGCTTAGAAAAGAAGTTGAAGATTTTACATTTAATGCTAAAAATCACAATCTAAAACTTACTATTAGCATAGGTCTTTGCCTTGTTACTAATTCAAAATTTGGTGCATTTGAAATGGCTGATAATAGACTTTATCAAGCTAAATTAACAGGAAGAAATAAAGTAGTTTTTGAATAA
- a CDS encoding RNA pseudouridine synthase, translating to MQNLNYDLKKAQRFCDKNRVIIFKNNVSKNLLNTLNIDEINLNDIEICKKNSVINGEFYLLVYECFSLDLKPIFENEDFAVFNKPSGVLSHPNGRNCEYSLNDEIWQKYGENASVAHRLDAATSGLILVAKNKIANKELKELFAKQEVYKEYLALVCGNIEYDFCVSARLKNDEDLKNKMLVSKDGKISKSQFCVIKNYPKHTLLKAIPLTGRQHQLRLHLYYSGHKIAGDTLYGLSNEEARNILDKKIINIKELCGASRLCLHSARLKFTYKNQNYDFINNDIENEFLGAIK from the coding sequence ATGCAAAATTTAAATTATGATTTAAAAAAAGCACAAAGATTTTGTGATAAAAATCGTGTTATTATTTTTAAAAATAATGTTAGCAAAAACCTTTTAAATACTTTAAATATAGATGAAATAAATTTAAACGATATTGAAATATGTAAAAAAAATAGCGTTATTAATGGTGAGTTTTATTTATTAGTTTATGAATGTTTTAGTTTGGATTTAAAACCTATTTTTGAAAATGAAGATTTTGCTGTTTTTAACAAACCAAGTGGGGTTTTATCTCATCCAAATGGAAGAAATTGTGAGTATTCTTTAAATGATGAAATCTGGCAAAAATATGGAGAAAATGCTAGCGTAGCTCATAGGCTAGATGCAGCTACAAGCGGGCTTATACTCGTTGCAAAAAATAAAATCGCTAACAAAGAATTAAAAGAACTCTTTGCAAAACAAGAAGTTTATAAAGAATATTTAGCTTTAGTTTGTGGAAATATTGAATATGATTTTTGTGTTAGTGCAAGACTAAAAAACGATGAAGATTTAAAAAACAAAATGCTAGTATCAAAAGATGGAAAAATATCAAAATCACAATTTTGTGTTATTAAAAATTATCCTAAACATACACTTTTAAAAGCAATTCCACTAACAGGAAGACAACATCAATTAAGACTTCATCTATATTACTCAGGACATAAAATTGCAGGTGATACTCTTTATGGACTAAGTAACGAAGAAGCAAGAAATATTTTAGACAAAAAAATAATAAACATAAAAGAGCTTTGTGGAGCAAGTAGGCTTTGTCTTCATTCGGCAAGACTTAAATTTACTTATAAAAATCAAAATTATGATTTTATAAATAATGATATAGAAAATGAATTTTTAGGAGCGATTAAATGA